The proteins below are encoded in one region of Amycolatopsis magusensis:
- the glyA gene encoding serine hydroxymethyltransferase encodes MTIDSTALPFTVPSGRIRPHGLAGTIRAEYEYQRETLCLIAARSIVHPEVAAATQSVFANVTTEGYPGDRYHSGSAGADVVERMAVDLACSVFGATYANVQSHAASTANLAVLTALLDPGDVVLSMDLASGGHLTHVSKPSVTSRFFRGVYYGVRADGRIDLAEVDRLAGEHRPKVIICGGSAYPRAIDFAGFRRVADRHGCVLVADISHTAGLVAAGLQPSPVPHAHVTTLCTHKQLYGPKGGLILSGPDAVSPPPGRTETLAKLLDRAVFPYFQGSPDFGAIAGKACVLDWVAKPEFARVMRRVRELADLLARRLERDFDLVSGGTDSHMVLVDLRPRGLTGRDAERALEAAGVLTNRNRVPGDTTPSRVAAGLRLGTNIAAFRGLTTADFDRCCTGIVDVLADPAAVPRVRAEIAGVMAAYPLPGGWS; translated from the coding sequence ATGACCATCGACTCGACGGCCTTGCCGTTCACGGTGCCGTCCGGGCGGATCCGCCCGCACGGACTGGCCGGGACGATCCGGGCCGAATACGAATACCAGCGGGAGACGCTGTGCCTGATCGCGGCCCGCAGCATCGTGCACCCGGAGGTGGCGGCCGCGACCCAGTCGGTGTTCGCCAACGTCACCACCGAGGGCTACCCGGGCGATCGCTACCACTCCGGCTCGGCGGGCGCCGACGTGGTCGAGCGGATGGCCGTGGACCTGGCGTGCTCGGTGTTCGGGGCCACCTACGCCAACGTGCAGTCCCACGCGGCGAGCACGGCGAACCTCGCCGTGCTGACCGCGCTGCTCGACCCGGGCGACGTGGTGCTGAGCATGGACCTGGCCAGCGGCGGGCACCTGACCCACGTCAGCAAGCCGTCGGTGACCAGCCGGTTCTTCCGCGGCGTGTACTACGGCGTGCGCGCGGACGGGCGGATCGACCTGGCCGAGGTGGACCGGCTGGCCGGCGAGCACCGGCCGAAGGTGATCATCTGCGGTGGCAGCGCCTACCCGCGCGCGATCGACTTCGCCGGGTTCCGCCGGGTCGCCGACCGCCACGGCTGCGTGCTGGTGGCCGACATCTCGCACACCGCCGGGCTGGTGGCGGCCGGGCTGCAGCCGAGCCCGGTGCCGCACGCCCACGTCACCACCCTCTGCACGCACAAGCAGTTGTACGGCCCCAAGGGCGGGCTGATCCTGTCCGGCCCGGACGCGGTGTCCCCGCCGCCGGGGCGCACCGAGACCCTGGCGAAGCTCCTGGACCGCGCGGTGTTCCCGTACTTCCAGGGCTCACCGGACTTCGGGGCGATCGCGGGCAAGGCCTGCGTGCTCGACTGGGTGGCGAAACCCGAGTTCGCCAGGGTGATGCGCCGGGTCCGCGAACTCGCCGACCTGCTCGCGCGGCGCCTCGAACGCGACTTCGACCTGGTCTCCGGCGGGACCGACAGCCACATGGTGCTGGTGGACCTGCGCCCGCGCGGGCTCACCGGCCGGGACGCGGAACGCGCGCTGGAGGCGGCGGGCGTCCTGACCAACCGCAACCGGGTCCCCGGCGACACCACCCCGTCCCGCGTGGCGGCCGGGCTGCGGCTGGGCACGAACATCGCCGCCTTCCGCGGGCTGACCACCGCCGACTTCGACCGCTGCTGCACCGGGATCGTCGACGTGCTGGCGGATCCGGCGGCGGTGCCGCGGGTCCGGGCCGAGATCGCCGGGGTGATGGCCGCGTACCCGCTGCCGGGAGGCTGGTCCTGA
- the alr gene encoding alanine racemase has translation MSIVREDYRWTDAPGAATATESLGMAVIDLGAIAHNTELLRSRCSGELMAVVKADGFGHGVLPVATTALAHGATWLGVTSLAEALHLRAAGITAPVLSWLHLPDEDFAPAIGGDIDLSVSSVEHLDGIAASADRAGKCAYVHLKVDTGLSRNGSPPELWPGLVTAARRLERAGLVRVRGLWSHLISGNHPGDPSVGVQSSRFEEACALAAARGLDPRVRHLANSAAVLTAPATHLDLARAGIALYGVEPLAGHESGLRPAMTLRTRANMVRRVPGGTGVSYDHEYVTSRDTTLALVPLGFADGVPRLAGERAEVLLGGRRCRVAGRVAMDQFVADAGDAPVRIGDEVVLFGPGEQSEPTVAEWARWARTNPHEILTGIGNRVPRRYLPATPGV, from the coding sequence ATGAGTATTGTCCGGGAGGATTACCGGTGGACTGATGCGCCCGGCGCGGCGACGGCCACCGAATCGCTCGGGATGGCCGTGATCGATCTCGGCGCGATCGCGCACAATACCGAATTGCTGCGGTCACGCTGTTCCGGTGAGCTCATGGCGGTGGTCAAGGCGGACGGCTTCGGGCACGGCGTGCTCCCGGTCGCCACCACCGCGCTCGCGCACGGCGCGACCTGGCTGGGCGTCACCTCGCTCGCCGAGGCGCTGCACCTGCGGGCCGCCGGGATCACCGCGCCGGTGCTGAGCTGGCTCCACCTGCCGGACGAGGACTTCGCCCCGGCCATCGGTGGTGACATCGACCTGTCGGTCTCGTCGGTCGAGCACCTCGACGGCATCGCCGCGAGCGCCGACCGGGCCGGGAAATGCGCGTATGTGCACCTCAAGGTGGATACCGGCCTGTCGCGCAACGGGTCACCGCCGGAGCTGTGGCCAGGGCTGGTCACCGCCGCGCGGCGGCTCGAACGCGCCGGCCTGGTGCGGGTCCGCGGCCTGTGGTCGCACCTGATCAGCGGGAACCACCCCGGCGACCCGTCCGTGGGCGTGCAGTCGAGCCGCTTCGAGGAGGCCTGCGCGCTGGCCGCCGCGCGCGGGCTCGACCCGCGGGTGCGGCACCTGGCCAACTCGGCGGCCGTGCTGACCGCGCCCGCCACCCACCTCGACCTGGCGCGGGCCGGGATCGCGCTGTACGGGGTGGAACCGCTGGCCGGGCACGAATCCGGGCTGCGCCCGGCGATGACGCTGCGGACCAGGGCGAACATGGTCCGGCGGGTGCCGGGCGGCACCGGCGTGTCCTACGACCACGAGTACGTGACCAGTCGGGACACCACCCTGGCGCTGGTCCCGCTGGGCTTCGCCGACGGGGTCCCGCGCCTGGCAGGCGAACGCGCCGAGGTGCTGCTCGGCGGGCGGCGGTGCCGGGTGGCCGGGCGGGTGGCGATGGACCAGTTCGTCGCCGACGCCGGGGACGCGCCCGTGCGCATCGGGGACGAGGTGGTCCTTTTCGGCCCCGGTGAGCAGTCGGAACCGACGGTGGCCGAATGGGCACGGTGGGCGCGCACCAATCCCCACGAAATACTCACCGGAATCGGGAACCGGGTGCCGCGGCGTTACCTTCCGGCCACTCCGGGTGTTTAG
- a CDS encoding pyridoxamine 5'-phosphate oxidase family protein, with the protein MGENQRRQIVMSAGEIARFLDEQRVATLATVGSSGQPHLVAMWYAVLDGVLWFETKAKSQKAVNLRRDGRATVMIETGHTYDALRGVAIQGHATIVDDPDALWAVGVGVWERYNGPYSEEVRPMVEFMLAKRVAVRFDAERIRSWDHRKLGLPALEVGGSTAAHL; encoded by the coding sequence ATGGGCGAGAACCAGCGCCGCCAGATCGTCATGTCCGCCGGGGAGATCGCGCGGTTCCTGGACGAGCAGCGCGTGGCCACGCTGGCGACGGTCGGCTCGTCGGGCCAGCCGCACCTGGTGGCGATGTGGTACGCCGTGCTCGACGGGGTGCTGTGGTTCGAGACGAAGGCCAAGTCGCAGAAGGCGGTCAACCTGCGCCGGGACGGCCGGGCCACGGTGATGATCGAGACGGGCCACACCTACGACGCCCTGCGCGGGGTGGCCATCCAGGGCCACGCGACGATCGTCGACGACCCGGACGCGCTGTGGGCGGTCGGGGTCGGCGTGTGGGAGCGGTACAACGGGCCCTACAGCGAAGAGGTCCGGCCGATGGTCGAGTTCATGCTCGCCAAGCGCGTGGCCGTGCGGTTCGACGCCGAGCGGATCCGCTCGTGGGACCACCGCAAGCTCGGCCTGCCCGCGCTGGAGGTCGGCGGGAGCACCGCCGCCCACCTCTGA
- a CDS encoding TetR/AcrR family transcriptional regulator — MSHSEPDGLAARKRRATSTRIAASAARLAGRHGVASTTVEQIAADAEVARATFFRYYSTKESAIAEGVTGPWLVLVTEALARRPEHLSAKAALVAAFDELAGHFSDHRDEIWELARLTRSSPALHAWTTQTYQRYEDAIARLLAPRFPASAEPDPRPRLLAVLAMGAVRICLDDWVATGGSLPALLSRAFASITVEPG; from the coding sequence GTGTCTCACAGTGAACCCGACGGTCTCGCCGCCCGCAAGAGGCGGGCGACCAGCACCCGCATCGCCGCGTCGGCGGCCCGGCTCGCCGGGCGGCACGGGGTCGCGAGCACCACGGTGGAGCAGATCGCGGCCGACGCCGAGGTCGCCCGTGCCACCTTCTTCCGGTACTACAGCACGAAAGAGAGCGCCATCGCGGAAGGCGTCACGGGCCCGTGGCTGGTGCTGGTCACCGAGGCGCTGGCGCGCCGGCCGGAGCACCTGTCCGCGAAAGCGGCGCTGGTCGCGGCGTTCGACGAGCTCGCAGGGCACTTCTCCGACCACCGTGACGAGATCTGGGAACTCGCCCGCCTCACCCGCTCATCACCGGCACTGCACGCCTGGACCACGCAGACCTACCAGCGCTACGAGGACGCCATCGCCCGGCTGCTGGCACCCCGCTTCCCCGCGTCAGCCGAGCCCGACCCGCGGCCGCGCCTGCTCGCGGTCCTCGCCATGGGCGCGGTCCGCATCTGCCTGGACGACTGGGTCGCCACCGGCGGCTCACTGCCCGCGCTGCTCTCCCGCGCCTTCGCCTCGATCACCGTCGAACCGGGGTAA
- a CDS encoding carboxymuconolactone decarboxylase family protein, with amino-acid sequence MEARFDLMANEVAAKFSKRFIGAALVLEHSALPATTQELLKIRASQLNGCGFCLDMHTKDAAAAGESAVRLALIAAWREATVFTEAERAVLAFAEEGTRLADTGRGVSDETWARVREHFDDDQVAALVCLVAMINAANRMNVIVRNPAGAYEPGMFAALSR; translated from the coding sequence ATGGAAGCCCGATTCGACCTGATGGCCAACGAGGTCGCCGCCAAGTTCAGCAAGCGCTTCATCGGCGCCGCGCTGGTGCTCGAGCACTCGGCGCTGCCCGCGACCACGCAGGAACTTCTCAAGATCAGGGCCAGCCAGCTCAACGGCTGCGGGTTCTGCCTCGACATGCACACCAAGGACGCCGCGGCGGCGGGGGAGAGCGCGGTCCGGCTCGCCCTGATCGCGGCCTGGCGCGAGGCGACGGTGTTCACCGAAGCAGAGCGGGCCGTGCTGGCCTTCGCCGAGGAGGGCACCCGGCTCGCCGACACCGGCCGGGGCGTGTCCGACGAGACGTGGGCCCGGGTGCGCGAGCACTTCGACGACGACCAGGTGGCCGCGCTGGTGTGCCTGGTGGCGATGATCAACGCGGCCAACCGGATGAACGTGATCGTGCGCAACCCGGCGGGTGCCTACGAGCCCGGCATGTTCGCCGCGCTGAGCCGGTGA
- a CDS encoding RNA polymerase sigma-70 factor, which translates to MRGTEGSESTDAFVTHRNLLFTVAYEMLGSAADAEDVLQETWLRWVDVDLTEVRDQRAYLVKIATRQALTRLRTLGRRKESYVGSWLPEPLLTAPDVADDVELADSVSMAMLLVLETLTPTQRAVFVLREVFDLPYDEIAEAVGKTESAVRQIAHRARAHVAERRPRGVVTPAQTRSVLEAFQRAVQTGDLQGLLDILSPDVVLLGDGGGVKQAVLRPIHGADKVARVLTAGLGRVGDAGSMHPAQVNGHPALVFQLHGELDSVLAVRFDEGRITGLYAVRNPEKLSHMDRETSLRR; encoded by the coding sequence ATGCGGGGCACCGAAGGCAGCGAGAGCACGGACGCGTTCGTCACCCATCGCAACCTGTTGTTCACCGTGGCCTACGAGATGCTGGGCTCGGCCGCCGACGCCGAGGACGTGCTGCAGGAGACCTGGCTGCGGTGGGTGGACGTGGACCTCACCGAGGTGCGGGACCAGCGCGCGTACCTGGTCAAGATCGCCACCCGCCAGGCGCTGACCCGGTTGCGCACGCTCGGGCGCCGCAAGGAGTCCTACGTCGGCTCGTGGTTGCCCGAGCCGCTGCTCACCGCGCCCGACGTGGCCGACGACGTGGAACTGGCCGACAGCGTCTCGATGGCCATGCTGCTGGTGCTGGAAACGCTCACCCCGACGCAGCGGGCGGTGTTCGTGCTGCGCGAGGTGTTCGACCTGCCTTACGACGAGATCGCCGAAGCCGTCGGGAAAACCGAGTCCGCGGTTCGTCAGATCGCCCACCGGGCGCGGGCGCACGTCGCGGAGCGCCGCCCGCGCGGAGTCGTCACCCCGGCGCAGACCCGCTCCGTGCTCGAGGCGTTCCAGCGGGCCGTCCAGACCGGCGATCTGCAGGGCCTGCTCGACATCCTTTCCCCGGACGTCGTCCTGCTCGGCGACGGCGGCGGCGTGAAGCAGGCCGTGCTCCGGCCCATCCACGGCGCGGACAAGGTCGCCCGGGTGCTGACCGCCGGGCTCGGCCGGGTCGGCGACGCGGGCTCGATGCACCCGGCTCAGGTCAACGGGCACCCGGCGCTGGTCTTCCAGCTCCACGGCGAACTCGACTCCGTGCTGGCGGTCCGGTTCGACGAGGGCCGGATCACCGGTCTCTACGCGGTGCGCAATCCCGAGAAGCTGTCCCACATGGACCGGGAGACCAGCCTGCGCCGCTGA
- a CDS encoding helix-turn-helix domain-containing protein yields MEALAERLSHLDAEAGGALRVVMFYDTLMRRRVDLPALVRASAGLAECVAGVRLHGTGRVIRVGPDGRRTADAGGDASVQLPIVLDEEEIGLAWLERPGEPVPLDDLVLARLAIAVAGVVERYGPARTTMADPALIELVIGGDTDEAGRARALRLLGFGADVPVRVAAVRSELPLDRVAGAICPGRPVKAAPLAGVGVILASTVDMARFPAGVHAGVGAAGSPECSWREARTALRFTTAREPVVRYAGLGALALLAQVPPEVVRANADVAAIACLAGQPDELATLDAYCATGSLRRAADRLHLHHSSIARRLDQLGKALGFDLTEPAGLVRVRLALTAWRLLGD; encoded by the coding sequence ATGGAGGCACTCGCCGAACGGCTGTCGCACCTGGACGCGGAAGCCGGGGGCGCGCTGCGGGTCGTGATGTTCTACGACACGCTGATGCGCCGCCGGGTCGATCTGCCCGCCCTCGTGCGGGCTTCGGCCGGGCTGGCCGAATGCGTGGCCGGGGTCCGGCTCCACGGCACGGGCCGGGTGATCCGGGTCGGGCCCGACGGCCGCCGGACCGCCGATGCGGGCGGGGACGCTTCGGTCCAGCTGCCGATCGTCCTCGACGAGGAGGAGATCGGGCTGGCGTGGCTGGAACGGCCGGGCGAGCCCGTGCCGCTCGACGACCTGGTGCTGGCCCGGCTCGCCATCGCCGTCGCGGGCGTGGTCGAGCGCTACGGCCCGGCCCGCACCACGATGGCCGACCCCGCGTTGATCGAGCTCGTCATCGGCGGCGACACCGACGAGGCGGGCCGGGCGCGGGCGTTGCGGTTGCTGGGTTTCGGCGCCGACGTGCCGGTCCGGGTCGCCGCGGTGCGTTCGGAACTGCCGCTGGACCGGGTCGCCGGGGCGATCTGCCCGGGACGGCCGGTGAAAGCGGCGCCGCTGGCCGGGGTGGGCGTGATCCTGGCGTCCACAGTGGACATGGCACGGTTCCCGGCGGGCGTGCACGCGGGTGTCGGCGCCGCGGGCAGCCCCGAATGTTCCTGGCGGGAAGCACGCACGGCCCTGCGCTTCACCACGGCACGGGAACCGGTCGTCCGGTACGCCGGACTGGGGGCACTGGCGCTGCTGGCGCAGGTTCCACCCGAAGTCGTCCGGGCCAACGCCGACGTGGCCGCGATCGCCTGCCTGGCCGGTCAGCCGGACGAGCTGGCGACACTGGACGCCTACTGCGCCACCGGTTCCCTGCGCCGGGCCGCGGACCGGCTCCACCTGCACCACAGCAGCATCGCCCGGCGGCTCGACCAGCTCGGCAAGGCACTCGGCTTCGACCTCACCGAACCCGCCGGGCTGGTCCGGGTCCGGCTCGCGCTCACCGCGTGGCGGCTGCTCGGCGACTGA
- a CDS encoding alpha/beta hydrolase: protein MDPELEAFLPLFPKADLADPVTAREHFAKLATSVPAPDTTGMAVEDRTVPADPAVPVRIYRPHEAHGALIWLHGGGFVMGDVETEHPWASRIANNSGAVVISVGYRLAPENPFPAALDDAYAVLTWAYENAGELGIDPELIAVGGHSAGGGLAAATALRARDEQGPPIRFQLLNQPGLDNSQQSWSARNFTATPWMNRDKVTDAWRHYLGSRPVTPYAAPACAEDLTGLPPAYIATAELCPNRDEDIAYAQRLLQAGVSVELHQWAGTFHGSQAILSAEVSQRQNAELGAVLQRALAG from the coding sequence ATGGATCCCGAACTCGAAGCGTTCCTCCCGCTCTTCCCCAAGGCCGACCTGGCCGATCCGGTCACCGCGCGTGAGCACTTCGCCAAGCTGGCCACCTCGGTGCCGGCTCCCGACACCACCGGTATGGCGGTCGAGGACCGGACGGTGCCCGCCGACCCGGCCGTGCCGGTGCGGATCTACCGCCCGCACGAGGCCCACGGCGCGCTCATCTGGCTGCACGGCGGCGGGTTCGTCATGGGTGACGTGGAAACCGAGCACCCGTGGGCCTCCCGCATCGCGAACAACTCCGGTGCCGTGGTGATCTCCGTGGGCTACCGCCTGGCCCCGGAGAACCCCTTCCCGGCCGCGCTCGACGACGCCTACGCCGTGCTCACCTGGGCGTACGAGAACGCGGGCGAACTCGGCATCGACCCGGAGCTGATCGCGGTCGGCGGGCACAGCGCCGGTGGCGGGCTCGCGGCCGCGACGGCGTTGCGGGCGCGTGATGAGCAGGGGCCGCCGATCCGCTTCCAGCTGCTCAACCAGCCCGGGCTCGACAACTCGCAGCAGTCGTGGTCCGCGCGGAACTTCACCGCCACGCCCTGGATGAACCGCGACAAGGTGACCGACGCCTGGCGGCACTACCTCGGCTCCCGGCCCGTCACGCCGTACGCGGCCCCGGCGTGCGCCGAAGACCTCACCGGCCTGCCGCCCGCCTACATCGCCACCGCGGAGCTGTGCCCGAACCGCGACGAGGACATCGCCTACGCGCAGCGCCTGCTGCAGGCCGGGGTCTCGGTCGAACTGCACCAGTGGGCGGGCACCTTCCACGGGTCGCAGGCGATCCTGTCGGCCGAGGTGTCGCAGCGGCAGAACGCCGAACTCGGCGCCGTGCTGCAGCGCGCGCTGGCCGGCTGA